One Triticum dicoccoides isolate Atlit2015 ecotype Zavitan chromosome 5B, WEW_v2.0, whole genome shotgun sequence genomic window carries:
- the LOC119311766 gene encoding monooxygenase 2-like — MSSAVEAGAEVVIVGAGIAGLATALALRRAGVGGGVLVLERHAELRATGAALTIFPSGWFALRALGVAHKLMSRYDAYETFQVTNLENGATQVFRFAARKNSGEIKARPADRKALLEALAEELPPGTIRFSSKLVSINSETAEEEGSPETSVLRLDDGTVIRAKVVIGCDGVHSVVARWLGLSEPVTCGRSAVRGLAVYPDGHGMKKELRQFLSAGLRASMVPISDTEVYWFLVNNTVAAAEEEAGADPAKILREVTENLGKHMPAEYLDVVRHSDHKSVSWAPLLYRSPWGILTGPAARGSVTVAGDAFHPMTPDLAQGGCSALEDAVVLARALSRAATPAEGVAAYVSERRGRAAWLVAGAYLSGWVQHGGINNAQEGLRGYLVKLFRDLIFYRFIFPKLADTLWYDCGDLVPPPSKDKGKKHSE; from the exons ATGTCATCGGCGGTGGAGGCGGGGGCGGAGGTGGTCATCGTCGGCGCCGGGATCGCAGGGCTGGCGACCGCGCTGGCTCTGCGGCGggccggcgtgggcggcggcgTTCTGGTCCTGGAGCGGCACGCCGAGCTGCGCGCCACGGGCGCCGCGCTCACCATCTTCCCCAGCGGCTGGTTCGCGCTCCGCGCGCTGGGCGTCGCGCACAAGCTCATGTCCCGCTACGACGCCTACGAAAC ATTTCAGGTGACCAATCTTGAAAATGGAGCTACTCAGGTGTTTCGCTTCGCTGCACGCAAAAACAG CGGCGAAATCAAGGCGAGGCCGGCGGATCGAAAGGCGCTGCTGGAAGCGCTCGCGGAGGAGCTCCCGCCGGGCACCATCCGCTTCTCGTCCAAGCTCGTCTCCATCAACAGCGAGACAGCCGAGGAGGAGGGTTCGCCGGAGACCTCCGTTCTCCGGTTAGACGACGGCACAGTGATCCGAGCCAAG GTGGTGATCGGGTGCGACGGGGTGCACTCGGTGGTGGCGCGGTGGCTAGGCCTGTCGGAGCCGGTGACATGCGGCCGGTCCGCCGTCCGCGGCCTCGCCGTCTACCCGGACGGCCACGGCATGAAGAAAGAGCTCCGGCAGTTCCTCTCGGCGGGCCTCAGGGCCAGCATGGTGCCCATCAGCGACACGGAAGTCTACTGGTTCCTCGTCAACAACACCGTCGCCGCAGCGGAGGAAGAAGCCGGCGCGGACCCGGCCAAGATCCTGCGGGAGGTCACCGAGAACCTGGGGAAGCACATGCCGGCCGAGTACCTGGACGTGGTGCGCCACTCGGACCACAAGAGCGTCTCGTGGGCTCCGCTGCTCTACCGGTCGCCTTGGGGCATCTTGACGGGCCCGGCCGCTCGCGGGTCGGTCACGGTGGCCGGCGACGCGTTCCACCCCATGACGCCGGACCTTGCGCAGGGCGGATGCTCGGCGCTGGAGGACGCGGTGGTGCTCGCGCGCGCCCTGTCGCGGGCGGCCACGCCGGCGGAGGGGGTGGCGGCCTACGTGTCGGAGCGCCGTGGCCGGGCCGCCTGGCTGGTCGCCGGAGCCTACCTGTCGGGCTGGGTCCAGCATGGCGGGATCAACAACGCGCAGGAGGGCCTGCGGGGGTACCTTGTCAAGCTGTTCCGTGACTTGATCTTTTACAGGTTCATCTTCCCCAAGCTCGCCGATACCTTGTGGTATGATTGCGGCGATCTGGTGCCCCCGCCGTCCAAGGACAAGGGCAAGAAGCACTCAGAGTGA